In Candidatus Sulfurimonas marisnigri, a single genomic region encodes these proteins:
- a CDS encoding CinA family protein: protein MKLHLIFIGNKFIYNTPLKEYVIRKIEQKTDFIDSITFFRESDNSLFLYLEEELNSLNQLIVVTTKQHFSTIGKVICTATSDNQILKDNMLIPSKCSVFEDGSYLLEYNNSQINVLHVDEMQKLPEILLHFHDSKATLHLFEEDKESAIAVLSPIAQTYDVHIDIVNIIDGWLRIDVRSKKYGDISKFINSAKQLLPKKLISASCVVGYIINKLSTNQKKLSFAESCTGGLLAYYFTKHNGASKMLDGSLVTYSNALKENWLGVENSTLVKSGAVSKEVVLEMSEGAMNVSSSDYSISISGIAGEGGGTEDKPVGTIYIGVRSKTQHIEEHLNLSGDRNYIQHQSVLFAIKMLLLVDKDMFF, encoded by the coding sequence ATGAAACTACATCTTATATTCATTGGAAATAAATTTATATATAACACTCCATTAAAGGAGTATGTAATAAGAAAAATTGAACAAAAAACAGATTTTATTGATTCTATAACATTCTTCAGGGAGAGTGATAACTCTCTTTTTTTATATTTAGAGGAGGAACTTAACTCATTAAATCAATTAATTGTAGTAACAACAAAACAGCATTTCTCAACTATAGGGAAGGTTATATGTACAGCAACTAGTGATAATCAGATTTTAAAAGATAATATGCTTATACCGTCTAAGTGTTCAGTTTTTGAGGATGGAAGTTATCTCTTAGAGTACAATAACTCTCAAATAAATGTTCTACATGTAGACGAGATGCAAAAACTTCCAGAAATACTACTGCACTTTCATGATTCTAAAGCTACATTGCATCTTTTTGAAGAGGATAAAGAGAGTGCTATTGCAGTACTTAGTCCAATTGCACAAACATACGACGTACATATTGATATAGTAAATATAATTGATGGATGGCTTCGAATAGATGTTAGAAGTAAAAAATATGGAGATATATCTAAGTTTATAAATTCAGCAAAGCAACTGTTGCCAAAAAAACTTATATCAGCATCTTGTGTTGTAGGGTATATAATCAATAAATTATCTACAAATCAAAAGAAACTAAGTTTTGCTGAGAGTTGTACAGGAGGTCTTTTAGCTTACTACTTTACAAAGCATAATGGAGCATCTAAAATGCTCGATGGCTCATTAGTTACTTATTCAAATGCACTAAAAGAAAACTGGCTTGGGGTTGAGAACAGTACACTTGTTAAGAGTGGTGCTGTAAGTAAAGAAGTTGTCTTAGAAATGAGTGAGGGTGCTATGAATGTCAGTAGTTCTGATTATTCAATATCTATAAGTGGTATTGCTGGTGAGGGCGGAGGAACTGAGGATAAACCAGTAGGTACAATATATATAGGTGTACGAAGCAAAACTCAGCACATAGAAGAGCATCTAAATTTAAGCGGAGATAGAAACTATATTCAGCATCAGAGCGTACTTTTTGCCATTAAAATGTTGCTATTGGTAGATAAAGATATGTTTTTTTAA
- a CDS encoding bacteriohemerythrin: protein MQINDELKWNNVYSVGIESIDTQHKKLFEIVNRLFAIENTSDKTEEIKKILYEFSDYMRTHFDDEEKYMLSIGYPDIKEHILLHQNLVESLASVMNTPADIETIKTKMNVIAKEILVNHIVKEDTKILAHKLVKKYK from the coding sequence ATGCAAATAAATGATGAACTAAAATGGAACAATGTATACAGTGTAGGAATAGAAAGTATTGACACTCAGCATAAAAAACTGTTTGAAATAGTAAATCGTTTGTTTGCTATAGAAAACACTTCAGATAAGACAGAAGAGATTAAAAAAATACTATATGAGTTTAGTGATTACATGAGAACACATTTTGATGATGAAGAGAAGTATATGTTGTCAATTGGATATCCTGACATAAAAGAGCATATATTATTGCATCAAAATCTAGTTGAAAGTCTTGCATCAGTTATGAATACTCCTGCAGACATAGAGACTATAAAAACAAAGATGAATGTTATTGCTAAAGAAATTCTGGTAAATCATATTGTAAAAGAAGATACCAAAATTTTGGCACATAAACTAGTTAAAAAATATAAATAA
- a CDS encoding FtsW/RodA/SpoVE family cell cycle protein, with the protein MWRIDKRILAQFDFFSIILIIPLIITSNWLIGEVVPALAQKQTAYIGVAFLAFIGVFLLPIRRMSWLIPLIYWINIGLLLAVEFFGHARLGAQRWIEIPFINATIQPSEFVKPALILMLAYLIYRNPPPTQGYRIKDFLKISFYILLPFILIVKEPDLGTALVLLLIGYGVLFFIGVYWKIWAVIIGTILLSSPLVYQYLLHDYQKLRIKDFLSEKPSYHVRQSIIAIGSGGLTGKSKDEATQTQMRFLPIATSDFIFAFLVERSGFLGALGIILIYVMLILHLLSLSIFNTDYYIKVVTISISFMIFIYMGVNIAMTIGYAPVVGLPLPMFSYGGSSFLNFIILFAIMQNLITFRYKDMYDARGTKSFL; encoded by the coding sequence TTGTGGAGAATTGATAAACGTATTTTAGCACAATTTGATTTTTTTTCTATTATCTTAATTATTCCACTAATCATAACTTCAAACTGGCTGATAGGCGAGGTAGTTCCTGCTCTTGCCCAGAAGCAAACAGCCTATATTGGTGTAGCTTTTTTAGCGTTTATTGGTGTATTTTTGCTCCCCATTCGCAGAATGAGTTGGCTTATCCCTCTAATATACTGGATAAATATCGGTCTGCTATTGGCAGTTGAATTTTTTGGTCATGCCAGACTTGGTGCACAAAGATGGATTGAGATACCATTTATAAATGCAACCATACAGCCCTCTGAATTTGTCAAACCAGCTCTTATATTAATGCTTGCATATCTTATATATAGAAATCCTCCTCCAACACAAGGTTATAGAATAAAAGATTTTTTGAAAATTAGCTTTTATATACTTTTGCCTTTTATACTTATAGTAAAAGAGCCTGACCTAGGTACCGCTTTAGTTCTTCTTCTAATTGGCTATGGAGTTCTTTTTTTTATAGGTGTATATTGGAAAATATGGGCCGTGATCATAGGAACTATACTACTCTCTTCACCACTTGTGTATCAATATTTACTACATGACTATCAAAAACTTAGAATAAAAGACTTTTTAAGTGAAAAACCCTCTTATCATGTGAGACAATCAATAATTGCCATTGGTTCAGGTGGATTAACAGGCAAATCAAAAGATGAAGCCACACAAACACAAATGAGATTTTTACCTATCGCTACAAGTGACTTTATCTTTGCCTTTCTTGTTGAGAGAAGTGGTTTTTTAGGTGCTTTAGGAATTATACTAATATATGTAATGCTTATCTTACATTTGTTGAGTTTGAGTATCTTTAACACTGATTATTATATAAAAGTAGTAACTATATCTATATCATTTATGATATTTATTTATATGGGTGTTAATATCGCAATGACGATAGGATATGCACCTGTTGTTGGACTACCACTGCCAATGTTCAGCTATGGGGGAAGCAGTTTTTTAAACTTTATAATTCTTTTTGCTATTATGCAAAATCTCATAACCTTTAGATATAAAGATATGTATGATGCAAGAGGAACTAAAAGTTTTTTATAG
- a CDS encoding RluA family pseudouridine synthase, whose product MGEVESYVCEEAQRLDIFLASEIGQSRSQIAQLIKKECVYVDDKIVARAGVKLKANQNVRVEFPYVDKKPALEIDFDVEILYEDDDVLVINKPTGVTVHPAPSVKEATLVDWLKHKGIRLSTISGEERHGIVHRLDKGTSGTMVVAKNNEAHEFLSAQLQDKSMGRYYIAVINPPLKDDITTIDKHIARSVSNRLKMACSDNNGKNATTMFKALTLSSDEKNQLVACKLFTGRTHQIRVHLESINRHIIGDHIYAVSPKQEKSERILLHAYIIYFIHPTSKEKLSFIAPFDADMREYMDKKFNPEQINEVIDPSYILHSFTADS is encoded by the coding sequence ATGGGTGAAGTAGAAAGTTATGTTTGCGAAGAAGCACAACGCTTAGATATATTTTTGGCGTCTGAAATAGGTCAGAGTCGTTCACAAATAGCACAGTTAATTAAAAAAGAGTGTGTATATGTTGATGATAAAATAGTTGCTCGTGCCGGTGTCAAGCTAAAAGCAAACCAAAATGTAAGAGTTGAGTTTCCATACGTTGATAAAAAACCAGCCTTAGAAATTGATTTTGATGTTGAAATACTTTATGAAGATGATGATGTATTGGTTATTAATAAACCAACTGGTGTTACAGTTCATCCAGCTCCAAGTGTAAAAGAAGCGACCTTGGTTGATTGGCTTAAACATAAAGGAATCAGACTCTCAACAATAAGTGGAGAAGAGCGACACGGTATAGTCCATAGACTAGACAAAGGGACAAGTGGTACTATGGTAGTTGCTAAGAATAATGAAGCTCATGAATTTTTATCAGCGCAACTTCAAGATAAGAGTATGGGAAGATATTATATTGCAGTTATTAACCCACCTCTAAAAGATGATATAACTACTATAGATAAACATATAGCTAGAAGTGTTAGCAATAGGCTTAAAATGGCATGCTCAGACAATAATGGCAAAAATGCTACGACAATGTTTAAAGCTCTGACTCTTTCAAGTGATGAAAAAAATCAACTTGTTGCATGTAAGCTATTTACTGGTAGAACTCATCAAATCCGTGTTCATTTGGAGAGTATAAATCGTCATATAATTGGTGACCATATTTATGCTGTAAGCCCAAAACAAGAGAAATCGGAACGAATTTTGCTTCACGCTTATATAATATACTTTATCCATCCAACGAGCAAGGAAAAACTATCTTTTATTGCACCATTTGATGCAGATATGAGAGAGTATATGGATAAAAAATTCAATCCGGAGCAAATAAATGAAGTTATTGACCCTAGTTACATTCTGCACAGCTTCACTGCTGATTCTTAG
- a CDS encoding fibronectin type III domain-containing protein yields MKLLTLVTFCTASLLILSGCGAKPTPKKEPTVDASLPLVNLTQSGTILESNAIALEWGLIEDQRVKGIYIYKVPLDEKFNSKDEYYDTVNSRFSTHYLDLNIKPSSKYRYYFKTYSDNAESTPSKSTVLTSLDVMDSVTWLYAGTGMPRSAKIIWRPHTNQKVKAYIIQRRTLEENVWTDIATVDGRLSAEYIDDKLKDKYTYIYRIRAYTYDGITSKPSEEVKVTTKALPQDINKISATTDLSRRIEIRWEKSEAEDFLKYNLYRASNIDGSYTLLAILVNNSYIDTIEEDGKQYFYRVSVVDKDGLESKNDKQSVMGITLIKPKTPSLVEAKLIDGKVKISWSKEDPRIKSYIVQKRYKKSLFDESIADFEGINGVEFIDSEIESDKIYYYKVFGVDINGLKSEPSIEVELKVGDVLVKDAFKQSPKTLEKEQVNSKKDLITPLQDFN; encoded by the coding sequence ATGAAGTTATTGACCCTAGTTACATTCTGCACAGCTTCACTGCTGATTCTTAGTGGTTGTGGCGCTAAACCTACACCAAAAAAAGAGCCGACTGTTGATGCATCACTGCCGTTAGTCAATCTTACTCAAAGCGGAACTATACTTGAGAGTAATGCTATAGCTCTTGAGTGGGGATTAATAGAAGATCAAAGAGTTAAAGGTATTTATATCTACAAGGTGCCGCTGGATGAAAAATTCAATAGCAAAGATGAGTACTATGATACTGTAAATAGCCGTTTTTCTACCCACTATCTTGATTTAAATATTAAACCCAGCTCAAAATATAGGTATTATTTTAAAACTTACAGTGACAATGCAGAATCAACACCAAGTAAATCAACCGTATTGACATCTCTTGATGTTATGGACTCAGTTACATGGCTCTACGCAGGAACGGGCATGCCAAGAAGTGCAAAAATAATCTGGAGACCGCATACAAACCAAAAAGTAAAGGCATATATAATTCAAAGAAGAACTTTGGAAGAAAATGTCTGGACAGATATTGCAACGGTTGATGGAAGACTAAGTGCAGAGTATATAGATGACAAGCTAAAAGATAAGTATACCTATATATATCGTATACGTGCCTATACTTATGATGGTATTACTTCAAAGCCAAGTGAAGAGGTGAAAGTTACAACAAAGGCACTGCCTCAAGATATAAATAAAATAAGCGCAACAACTGATCTTTCTAGAAGAATTGAAATTCGGTGGGAAAAAAGTGAAGCAGAAGATTTTTTAAAATATAATTTATATAGGGCTTCAAATATAGATGGAAGTTATACATTGTTAGCAATTCTAGTGAACAACTCTTATATTGATACAATTGAAGAAGATGGAAAACAGTACTTTTACAGGGTAAGTGTAGTAGATAAAGACGGTTTAGAGAGTAAAAATGATAAACAGTCTGTAATGGGTATAACGTTGATTAAACCAAAAACACCTTCATTGGTTGAGGCAAAATTAATTGACGGTAAAGTCAAAATATCATGGAGCAAAGAAGACCCTAGGATTAAAAGCTATATTGTTCAAAAGAGGTATAAAAAAAGTTTATTTGATGAATCAATCGCAGATTTCGAAGGTATTAATGGTGTAGAGTTTATAGACTCAGAGATAGAGTCAGATAAAATTTATTACTATAAAGTGTTTGGTGTAGATATCAATGGCCTTAAATCTGAACCTAGTATTGAAGTTGAACTTAAAGTTGGAGATGTATTAGTTAAAGATGCATTTAAACAATCTCCTAAGACATTGGAAAAAGAGCAAGTAAACTCTAAAAAAGACTTAATTACACCATTACAAGATTTTAACTAA
- the trmB gene encoding tRNA (guanosine(46)-N7)-methyltransferase TrmB yields the protein MPHLHISEFKEIEFPLSEDGVSFNFIADNINHDEEKLISVTLDGDDFFLLVKEEDNRSLLKSDKLTRPASIFNVHKALLAYAKLAKLDIISSNVPEQQKNIHLEEISSLKKVEYFASNFKPDKEVRIEVGFGSGRHVLHQAAQNPDILFIGIEIHRPSIEQVLKQITIQNLDNLLVLDYDARLFMELIPSNIVGKVYVHFPVPWDKKPHRRVISTSFIKEANRVLKVGGQLELRTDSENYYAYSYETFIAFNKTILHINKNKDIAISSKYEDRWKKMEKNIYDITMINEEESPDLSIEGDFSFSHVELSSQEIELLHKQVKKFDGGFIHFERVYKIKDGVMLRLSMGSFDRPEHLYLIINKGVAEYFPSLPLKSYTNLSAHRFLEKMLHG from the coding sequence ATGCCACATTTACATATATCAGAATTTAAAGAGATAGAGTTTCCATTAAGCGAAGATGGAGTTTCGTTTAATTTTATAGCAGATAATATAAATCATGATGAAGAGAAACTTATCTCTGTAACTCTTGATGGTGATGACTTTTTCTTACTTGTAAAAGAAGAAGATAATAGAAGTCTGTTGAAGTCTGATAAATTAACAAGACCCGCTTCAATTTTTAACGTACACAAAGCACTTCTGGCCTACGCTAAACTTGCAAAACTAGATATTATAAGCTCCAATGTACCAGAGCAACAAAAGAATATTCATCTTGAAGAGATTAGTTCTTTAAAAAAAGTAGAATATTTCGCTTCAAATTTTAAACCTGACAAAGAGGTTAGAATAGAAGTTGGCTTTGGTTCAGGAAGGCATGTCTTACATCAAGCTGCTCAGAATCCAGATATTTTATTTATTGGTATAGAGATACATAGACCATCTATAGAACAGGTACTAAAGCAAATAACAATTCAGAATTTAGATAACTTACTGGTACTTGATTATGATGCCAGACTTTTTATGGAATTGATTCCATCAAATATTGTAGGAAAGGTTTATGTTCATTTTCCAGTACCATGGGATAAAAAACCTCATAGAAGAGTTATTTCTACCTCTTTTATTAAAGAAGCAAATAGAGTATTAAAAGTTGGTGGGCAGCTTGAACTTAGAACAGATAGTGAAAACTATTATGCTTACTCTTATGAGACATTTATTGCCTTTAATAAAACAATACTTCACATAAATAAAAACAAAGATATTGCAATAAGTAGCAAGTATGAAGATAGATGGAAAAAGATGGAAAAAAACATTTATGATATTACTATGATAAATGAAGAAGAATCTCCAGATTTATCGATAGAAGGTGATTTTAGTTTTTCACATGTAGAACTATCATCACAAGAGATTGAATTACTGCATAAGCAAGTTAAAAAGTTTGATGGAGGTTTTATACATTTTGAAAGAGTTTATAAGATTAAAGATGGAGTTATGCTTCGTTTATCTATGGGTAGCTTTGATAGGCCAGAACATTTATATCTTATTATAAACAAAGGAGTTGCAGAGTATTTTCCATCGCTTCCTCTAAAATCATATACTAACCTCTCAGCACATAGATTTTTAGAAAAGATGCTTCATGGATAA
- a CDS encoding cell division ATP-binding protein FtsE yields the protein MDKVIIAKNLSLSYSSSETIINQVDFSISSGSFVFITGASGSGKSTLLKSLYGALKPKQGSLIVGGVELKGVSKSKLNFLRRHIGIVFQDYKLVKEWSIEKNIMLPLIINGYVKSIAQNQVENLLKHVRLNHQAGKCPLELSGGEQQRVAMARALAHNPILILADEPTGNLDDYSSQLIWNLLEGANEQLNTTVIVVTHKIPHSLKVDYKHFNIEYGSIREVN from the coding sequence ATGGATAAAGTGATAATTGCAAAAAATTTATCACTATCATACTCGAGTAGTGAAACTATTATTAATCAAGTTGACTTTTCTATTAGCTCTGGCAGTTTTGTTTTTATTACAGGTGCTAGTGGCAGTGGAAAATCTACACTTTTGAAGTCCTTATACGGCGCTCTCAAACCAAAGCAAGGTAGCCTTATAGTTGGAGGAGTTGAGTTAAAGGGTGTGTCTAAATCTAAACTAAATTTTTTAAGACGACATATAGGAATAGTATTTCAGGATTACAAACTTGTTAAAGAGTGGAGTATAGAGAAAAATATTATGCTTCCACTCATTATAAACGGATATGTAAAGAGTATTGCTCAAAATCAAGTTGAAAATTTATTAAAACATGTGAGACTAAATCATCAAGCTGGAAAATGCCCATTAGAACTTAGTGGTGGCGAACAGCAGAGAGTTGCAATGGCTAGAGCACTTGCACACAATCCAATACTAATTCTTGCAGATGAACCTACTGGTAATCTTGATGATTACTCATCTCAGTTAATCTGGAATCTTCTTGAAGGTGCTAATGAGCAGCTAAATACAACAGTTATAGTTGTTACACACAAAATACCTCACTCTTTAAAAGTTGATTATAAACATTTTAACATTGAATATGGGAGTATTCGTGAAGTCAATTAG
- a CDS encoding cell division protein FtsX, translating into MKSIRNHLSLVLALLSIIFSIQIFFIAERSIDAYKINLSTSYSVIVVSKIKLTNSSILDINKIISSAEELSADAVIARLNTNMKTKYIELLKLSLPKFYKLRLAYYPSPKEIHRLREDLLRNKSITKVEDFSHTHDTTYKLLLLFKNVVFVFALVVFVVTVLLIFKELKIWQYKHNERMSIMSLFGAAVWLRSAVLFRLAIVDAIIASILVFGIFTYISSSAWIIEQFNNIGINIVIFNPLEDFFILLAVAMSISIFLASFIVLGHKEEV; encoded by the coding sequence GTGAAGTCAATTAGAAATCACCTCTCGCTTGTATTAGCGCTTTTAAGCATAATTTTTTCAATTCAGATTTTCTTTATTGCAGAGCGTTCAATAGACGCATATAAAATAAATTTATCTACAAGTTACTCAGTTATAGTCGTTAGTAAAATTAAATTAACAAATAGTAGTATTTTAGATATTAATAAAATAATATCAAGTGCAGAAGAGTTGTCCGCAGATGCTGTAATCGCAAGATTGAACACTAATATGAAAACAAAATACATAGAACTGTTAAAACTCTCCTTACCAAAATTTTATAAGTTAAGACTTGCTTATTATCCAAGTCCAAAAGAGATACATAGGTTAAGAGAAGATTTGTTAAGAAATAAATCGATTACTAAAGTTGAAGATTTTTCTCATACACATGACACAACTTATAAACTTTTGCTTTTATTTAAGAATGTTGTTTTTGTTTTTGCTCTTGTGGTCTTTGTTGTTACTGTTCTTCTTATATTCAAAGAGCTTAAAATTTGGCAGTATAAACATAATGAGCGTATGAGTATTATGAGTCTCTTCGGTGCAGCTGTGTGGCTTCGTTCAGCAGTTTTATTTAGGCTTGCTATAGTCGATGCAATAATAGCAAGTATTTTAGTATTTGGAATCTTTACTTATATATCTTCCTCAGCTTGGATTATTGAACAGTTTAATAATATAGGTATTAATATAGTGATTTTTAATCCATTAGAAGATTTTTTCATACTTTTGGCGGTTGCTATGTCTATATCAATTTTTTTAGCATCTTTTATAGTTCTTGGGCATAAAGAAGAGGTATGA
- a CDS encoding murein hydrolase activator EnvC family protein: MNHLLIISVIFFVLNANSNIDSKIKKTSSKLNTYSKNYKNINQKMAQNAKEILEQKLEISMQEKHLKNLKNELSQKEISYKVNTTELTNLKKSENSLKEDSEKLEQELVFTIAQSVSLSVILEEEYTTSEESLIEFEVLRAMLKNAKMKITELNDKFYINSKNIEDVNAQVSTLEVEIAIIDGKRKEMLNIQEKNKKDLKNLKVAKSSYKKELQKVLKKQDSLKTTLARLNIIKIDEIKKAKQEAERARAFNSNNIILDKNLPKVKKHGSSYQAIKTKKYRGLKTISPFSPYEITKKYGTYTDPIYGIKVFNESISLKPNKKNTKVKTVFNGKIIYADKTAVLDNIVIVEHKYGLHTIYANLSQISPNIKKGKKIKKGYTIGRVSDELIFEVTQKSFHINPVKLFQ, translated from the coding sequence ATGAATCATCTACTAATAATTAGTGTAATATTTTTTGTTTTAAATGCCAATAGCAATATTGATAGTAAAATAAAAAAAACAAGTTCAAAGTTAAATACATACTCGAAAAACTATAAAAATATTAATCAAAAGATGGCTCAAAATGCAAAAGAAATTTTAGAACAAAAACTAGAAATCTCTATGCAGGAAAAACATTTAAAAAATTTAAAAAATGAACTCTCCCAAAAAGAAATTAGTTATAAAGTTAATACCACGGAGTTAACTAATCTAAAAAAATCAGAAAATAGTTTAAAAGAGGACTCAGAGAAACTAGAACAAGAACTTGTTTTTACTATTGCGCAAAGTGTCTCTTTATCTGTTATTTTAGAAGAGGAATATACGACAAGTGAAGAGTCACTTATAGAATTTGAAGTTCTTAGAGCAATGCTTAAAAATGCTAAAATGAAAATAACAGAACTAAATGATAAATTTTATATAAACTCTAAAAATATAGAAGATGTAAATGCTCAAGTAAGTACTCTAGAGGTAGAAATAGCAATAATTGATGGAAAAAGAAAAGAGATGCTAAATATCCAAGAAAAAAATAAAAAAGATCTTAAAAATTTAAAAGTAGCAAAATCTTCATATAAAAAAGAGTTACAAAAAGTCTTAAAAAAACAAGATTCACTTAAAACAACTTTAGCTAGATTAAACATAATAAAAATAGATGAGATAAAAAAAGCAAAACAAGAAGCTGAAAGAGCTAGGGCATTTAACTCAAATAATATTATATTAGATAAAAATTTACCAAAAGTAAAAAAACATGGTAGCAGTTATCAAGCTATAAAAACAAAAAAATATAGGGGTCTAAAAACAATTTCACCTTTTAGTCCATATGAAATTACTAAAAAATATGGAACATATACAGACCCAATATATGGAATAAAAGTATTTAATGAATCAATATCATTAAAACCAAATAAAAAGAACACAAAAGTTAAAACTGTATTTAATGGTAAAATTATTTATGCTGATAAAACGGCCGTGCTAGATAATATAGTAATTGTAGAGCATAAATATGGGCTTCACACCATATATGCAAATCTCTCTCAAATTTCACCCAATATTAAAAAAGGTAAAAAAATTAAAAAGGGCTATACAATTGGACGTGTTAGTGATGAGCTAATATTTGAGGTTACACAAAAGTCATTCCATATAAATCCTGTAAAACTTTTTCAATAA
- the thrC gene encoding threonine synthase, which yields MNFIQTRGHDKNRPQYVTFSQAILSPIASFGGLYVPENLPELGKEFLNKHLNSSYKELASDMLSRFEIDIDESVIKEALDLYDNFDDVSNPVPVKKVKENLYISELYHGPTRAFKDMALQPFGVVLSSIAQKRNENYLILAATSGDTGPAALETFKNRANVQVACLYPDGGTSDVQRLQMVTEDAPNLKVIGINGVFDDAQNALKRLLASDDFRAELKTKNISLSAANSVNFGRIIFQIIYHIHSYLELVRQGATVMGEKVYLNVPSGNFGNALGGYYAWKMGVPVEKIIISSNENNVLTKLIKTGKYDLRDLHVVGTTSPAMDILKSSNVERILYDMFGLERTRELMEDLETKNFYELTQDELVRLQNSFDADFCNGEEGKKYIKDTFYNDGYLMDPHTATCMKSYETCSSPEIKTIAYSTAEWTKFSPVIANALTGELDAHDIEALESISKVAKLDIPDMVKGLFDKEVVQNTIIEKEDIEKEILKFL from the coding sequence ATGAACTTTATACAAACTCGTGGACACGATAAAAACAGACCTCAATATGTTACATTTTCACAAGCCATTTTAAGCCCTATTGCCTCTTTTGGTGGTCTTTATGTGCCAGAGAACTTACCTGAACTCGGGAAAGAATTTTTAAACAAACATCTTAATTCTTCATATAAAGAGTTGGCATCAGATATGTTGAGTCGTTTTGAGATTGATATTGATGAAAGTGTTATAAAAGAAGCGTTAGACTTATATGACAATTTTGATGACGTTAGTAATCCTGTCCCTGTTAAAAAAGTAAAAGAAAATCTTTATATAAGTGAGCTTTATCACGGGCCGACACGCGCCTTTAAAGATATGGCACTTCAGCCTTTTGGTGTTGTTTTGTCATCAATAGCGCAAAAAAGAAATGAAAATTATCTTATCTTGGCTGCAACAAGTGGGGACACTGGACCTGCTGCTCTTGAGACATTCAAAAATCGTGCAAATGTTCAGGTTGCATGTCTCTATCCAGATGGTGGAACTAGTGATGTTCAAAGACTTCAGATGGTTACAGAAGATGCTCCAAACTTGAAAGTTATCGGAATAAATGGCGTTTTTGATGATGCACAAAATGCACTGAAAAGACTTCTGGCTTCTGATGATTTTAGAGCAGAATTAAAAACTAAAAATATCTCTCTTTCAGCTGCAAACTCTGTAAACTTTGGAAGAATCATTTTTCAAATTATTTATCATATTCATAGTTATTTGGAGTTAGTTCGTCAAGGTGCTACTGTTATGGGTGAAAAAGTTTATTTAAATGTTCCAAGTGGAAATTTTGGTAATGCCCTTGGTGGATATTATGCTTGGAAGATGGGAGTTCCTGTTGAGAAGATTATTATATCTTCTAACGAGAATAACGTTTTAACTAAACTTATTAAAACTGGAAAATATGATTTGAGAGATTTACATGTAGTAGGTACAACTTCACCTGCCATGGATATTTTAAAATCATCAAATGTTGAAAGAATCTTGTACGATATGTTCGGGCTTGAGAGAACAAGAGAGCTTATGGAAGATTTAGAAACTAAAAACTTTTATGAATTGACACAAGATGAACTTGTAAGGCTTCAAAACAGTTTCGATGCTGACTTTTGTAATGGAGAAGAGGGTAAGAAGTATATTAAAGATACATTTTATAATGATGGTTATCTTATGGATCCACATACGGCTACATGTATGAAATCTTATGAAACTTGCTCAAGTCCTGAAATAAAAACTATAGCGTATTCAACAGCAGAGTGGACAAAATTTTCACCAGTAATTGCTAATGCTTTAACTGGTGAATTAGATGCCCATGATATTGAAGCGCTAGAGTCTATTTCTAAAGTTGCAAAGCTAGATATACCAGATATGGTTAAAGGTCTTTTTGACAAAGAGGTAGTACAAAATACTATTATAGAAAAAGAAGATATTGAAAAAGAGATATTAAAGTTTTTATAA
- a CDS encoding NAD(P)-binding domain-containing protein: MKTITFIGNGNMALSIAKGLKENYKIEVIGRNLEKLNKFEDELGVEITKKLMDN, encoded by the coding sequence ATGAAAACTATCACTTTTATTGGAAATGGGAATATGGCACTTAGTATTGCCAAGGGTCTAAAAGAGAACTATAAGATTGAAGTTATTGGTAGAAACTTAGAAAAACTAAATAAATTTGAAGATGAGTTAGGTGTTGAAATTACAAAGAAACTTATGGATAACTGA